One Vairimorpha necatrix chromosome 7, complete sequence DNA segment encodes these proteins:
- a CDS encoding cytoplasmic and nuclear polyadenylate-binding protein translates to MDVKENIGEQNMSASTVYVGDLSPKTLESDLFRIFSTIGEVSKIRLKKRTEPLSSFAFVTFSNQEDAERAIKEYNNFRLNKKAIRVLPCIDEKSKKEEANLIVKNLPSTFTNENLFDTFSVFGSIISAKIATYADGKPKNYGFVQFDKKKSAKLAIKHCDGGKLDDKVIQVEVFDKEKRKRQEDLASKEEAVKPEPKFTNCFIKNFPEKLEKSELETILSKYGNITSLCFPFKNGTTVSKGFAFANFENHESALAAIEDLHGKQVFEPEEGPNAAKYEPFYIQKAQKKEEREEHLKKSFEQQTLEGQHIKRNLYITNIPNFIEKDDIFEIFSEFGTIISLSIGVDAINEQKKYAYVCYETSDEAFLAIEKGNEFFIDNNKLNVTYFKNKTERSKEKMMSSVSMNSTVPYIYSSPLKMSSNTSFNYDMFSNISSKENINDKLFDLVLRSANTFRHQWEQLGVNTREEFAKKITNILSKKSNEEILEMQTYSRILSEKISSSIEENKKKN, encoded by the coding sequence atggACGTAAAAGAAAACATTGGTGAACAAAATATGTCGGCTTCAACTGTGTATGTAGGAGATTTATCTCCTAAAACATTGGAATCAGATCTATTTAGAATATTCTCTACTATTGGAGAGGTATCAAAAATTAGACTCAAAAAACGAACTGAGCCACTTTCGTCATTTGCATTTGTAACTTTCAGTAACCAAGAAGATGCTGAAAGGGCtattaaagaatataacAACTTCAgacttaataaaaaagcaaTAAGAGTGTTACCATGTATTGAcgaaaaatctaaaaaagaGGAAGCAAATTtgatagtaaaaaatttaccaTCAACTTTTACTAATGAAAATCTTTTCGATACTTTTTCAGTTTTCGGGTCGATTATCAGTGCGAAGATCGCGACTTACGCTGATGGAAAACCAAAAAATTATGGATTTGTCCAATtcgataaaaaaaagtctGCGAAATTGGCTATAAAACATTGTGATGGTGGAAAATTGGATGATAAAGTTATACAAGTAGAAGTATttgataaagaaaaaagaaaaagacaAGAAGACTTGGCTTCCAAAGAAGAAGCAGTAAAACCAGAGCCCAAATTCACAAATtgctttataaaaaattttccgGAAAAATTAGAGAAATCAGAATTGGAGACAATTTTGAGTAAATATGGAAATATTACGTCATTATGTTTCCCATTTAAAAATGGTACCACTGTTTCTAAAGGATTTGCATTCGctaattttgaaaatcaCGAATCTGCTTTGGCCGCCATTGAAGATTTGCACGGTAAACAAGTTTTTGAACCGGAAGAAGGTCCAAATGCCGCGAAATACGAGCCATTTTACATTCAGAAAGCACaaaaaaaggaagaaaGGGAagaacatttaaaaaagtcaTTTGAACAACAAACTTTGGAAGGTcaacatataaaaagaaatttatatatcaCCAATATTCCCAATTTTATTGAGAAAGATGACATCTTCGAAATATTTAGCGAATTTGGTACAATAATTTCACTTTCTATTGGCGTGGACGCGATTAACGAGCAGAAAAAATACGCCTATGTTTGTTACGAAACCTCTGACGAAGCTTTCTTGGCCATTGAAAAAGGCAACgagttttttattgacaACAATAAACTAAACGTgacttattttaaaaataaaactgaAAGATCTAAAGAGAAAATGATGTCATCAGTAAGTATGAATTCTACTGTTCCCTATATTTACAGTTCTCCGCTTAAAATGAGCAGTAACACGTCTTTTAATTATGACatgttttctaatatttcgtctaaagaaaatattaatgacAAACTTTTTGACTTGGTCTTGAGATCGGCGAATACTTTCAGGCATCAATGGGAACAATTAGGCGTGAATACGAGAGAAGAATTCgcgaaaaaaataactaatattttatctaaaaaatctaatgAAGAAATTCTAGAGATGCAAACTTATAGTAGAATTTTATCAGAAAAGATAAGTTCATCTATcgaagaaaataaaaagaaaaattaa